ATTTTTGCGCAAAGCTCAGCCCTTCTTTATTTTCAAGCTTAACTGTTTTAAGCTTCATGTCTCTGAATTCTTCGGAAAGTCGCCAAGCCATTTCCACGGCTGCGGGGCATCTCGGGCAAGCCGGATGGGTAAAAACGCACAAAACCAATTCCGCCATCGCTTATCCGTCGAAGCCTTCGCAATGAATGCACTCGTTAAAATCCTTTTCCTTCATGTAAGCTTTGAAGCCGTCCGCCGCATCCGCGCCGCTTTGTAACTCCGATTTATCGGCCTCGAAGTCGGTCGGTTTGAGACGAACGATCCAGCCTTGTTTATAAGGGCTTTTGTTCAAGATGGTCGCATCGCTATCGATGGCGGGGTTGGTGGCGATAATTTCGCCGCTGCACGGTGTTTTCACCGGCCCGACCCATTTGCCGCTTTCGACGGTGGCGACGCTTTTTCCTTTCTCGACCGTTTTGCCGACTTTTTTGGGTTTGCAGTGGATAATTGAACCGGCCATGCTTTGGGCTATGTCTGTCATACCGAGGTCAATGGTGCCATCATCATTCACCTTGATCCAGACATTATTCCCAACATGGTAGAGCAAATCTTCGGGCAACATGCAATTATTGATTTCAGGCATCTTTTATTCTCCAAAATCTAATGATTGAAAATTTTGAAATTCGATTTCGAAACTTATAAGCTCAAAATTTGTGACAGAACGAACCGCCTCGTTATTCTCAGATTGAATCTTTTGCGATAAAACTCATTGCATCAGATTGGGGAGGCTACTTTTCCGAAACGGCAAGGGAGCGATTTTGCAAGCGCAAAACGATTAATAAATCAGCGTCAGGTCGCTGTCCATCGCCATTTCGGTCATAAACGAAGCGCCGATTAGTCCGTCGCATTCTTCAATCAAGTCGGATTCCTTCATATCGTGAAGTTGCATGGCGGCGGCGCAGACGTGCATTTTGACGCCGGCTTCTTTGGCTTCGCGGATAAAATCGATGATTTTCTTTCCGCCTTCTTTGGCCGCGATATTGTCGGTCTGACCTTTTTTCATCAGCAAGACGCCATCGATTTGAAAAATCATGGTCACCTCGTGATCCATAGAAGCAGAAATGGAAGCCATGTAGAACGGCGTTCCGCAGCGTTGCGGGGTTTGGGTCCCGGAGGTCACAAAAATGACGACACTTCCTTCATCAACCATAATGTTATTCTCCTTTGTTGTTTTGTTGTTGTTTTGAATGTAGTCGTGAAAAGTCACGATTTTATCACAGTTGCAAGCATTTTTATTAGCTTTTCAAGTCTATTTTAAAAAACACTTTACTGCGATTTTTTAACTAAAACTAACGGCAACGTTTGGGTAAATTTTGAACAAAGGAAATCTAACGGGGAAATGTCACGATTCTGTCACGCAAGCGGTTTTTTCGGGAGCATTTTTTGCACTTCCATCATGGAATGCGACTTCATTTTTCCGGCGCGGAAAAACGATTTTATTCTTTTGCGCGGCGCAGCCGTTCAGTTTTGCAATTTTATATAATTATATTGAGCCGCTTTTATGAAATTTTGAACACAACCGTATGAGCTATCTTGTCATTGCGCGAAAATATCGCCCACAAAAATTTTCCGATATTACCGCGCAAGAACACGTTACCCGAACGCTAAGAAATGCCATCCGCACCGGACGCATTGCGCATGGCTATATTTTTTCTGGATCGCGCGGCGTTGGCAAAACAACCGCTGCAAGAATTTTAGCCAAAGGCCTGAATTGTGAAAAGATTTTAAAGGACGAGGCTTACCGAGAAACCGTCAGCGAGCCGTGTGGCGAATGCGAAAGTTGCCGCGATTTCGACGCCGGCTCAAGCTTGAATATTTCCGAATTCGACGCCGCTTCCAATAACAGCGTTGATGATATTCGCGCGCTTCGCGAAAATGTCCGCTATGCGCCGCAAAAAGGCCGATACAAAGTCTACATCATCGATGAATTCCACATGCTTTCAAACGCGGCTTTCAATGCGTTTTTAAAAACACTTGAAGAACCGCCATCTCACGCCGTTTTCATTTTTGCGACCACCGAGCTCAACAAAGTGCCGCCAACGATTGCGTCGCGTTGCCAAAAGTTCAACTTCAAACGCATTTCCGTTTTGGACATTCAAGAGCGATTGGCTGAAATTTGCGCCGCAGAAGCGATCAACATCGATGTCGATTCGCTCACGCTGATTGCACGCAAAGCCGACGGCGCGATGCGCGACGCGCAAAGCTTGCTCGATCAAGTCATTTCGTTTTTCCTTTCCACGGAAAATGAAAAAATCGAGTACACCAATGTTGCCGCACTTTTGGGAGACATCGACGATGAGCATTTTTTTGCCGTCACCGATAGCATCAAAGAGAAAAATCACGCGAAGGTTTTGGAGCTTTCCCGCTACATTTTTGATAACGGATTCGATACGCTGGACTTTTTGGCTCGTTTGGTCGAGCATTTTCGCAATTTCTTACTGGTTAAAAATCTGCGCTCCAGCAAATTGATTGAACGCACAGAAGCGGCCAAAAAGCGCTATGAAGCTGAAGCCGATACGTTCTCTGCGGAAGAACTCATGCGATTCATCGACGTTGTCAATCAAGCCGAAAAAGATATTCGTTTTTTCCGCGAGCCGCAGCTTCGTTTCGAGCTGGCATTGCTCAAACTGCTGCACGCCGACGTATCGAGTGGCGATACCGAAGCGCGCCTTTCAGAATTTGACCAGCGCCTGAAGGCCATCGAAACCGAAATAAAAAAAAAGACTTCCAGATAATTGACGACGAGCCACCGGCGCACGATACACAGCTGCCGGTGGCCGGGCAAACCAACATCACCGCCCTAACACGCATTCCGAGTTCATCGGAAGTGCTTTCGATCGATTTTCAAGCCTGGAAGGAAAAATTCAACAAGTTCATAGAAGAATCAACTTATCAGCCAAAGCTTCTCGGCAAAAAGCGATCACAGGAAAATAACCCTGACGCCTCCAAAGAAACACAGCCGGAACGCTTTGCAGAAGAGCACAAACCCATTTTGCCAATTGAAGAAATTAGCCGCAGATGGGAAAATTTCTTGCTGAGCTTGGAAGAAAAAGGAAATGGGCTACTTGCTTCAAATTTGAAAGTCTGTGAGATCAAAGCGCTGAAAGGACGAGAGTTGACATTGCTTTGCAGCAAGGAATTTGCATTTGAGATGCTCTCTGGCGAACTGGCGCGCTTGTCGGAAGCCATGCAAAACTTTTTCCAAACGCCAATCTACGCCAACCTCACCATCGATAAAGAACTGGTAAAAGCAACGACGGAAAAAAGTCCGTACGAGCTATTCCAAGAATTGGCCAAAAAGAATAAGCTGATCAAATATCTCGTCGACGAGTTTGGCGCGGAGCTCATCTATTAAAAGATCAACTCGCTGCTTATCCAATCCGCTTGTTTTCGGCCATTGGCAGCGCGATCCTGTTTCCGGTCCTTTGAACCGGCTTCACATTTTGCATCTTGTCGTTTTTGGTTTTTCTCCCCGAAAATGCCCCACTCACGATTGGCGAAAAAGTCCAATAATACCTGAATTTAGTGACTCAAATCTGCTGATACCAGAAATCAAAACCCTTTTTTCTCCAGCATTTTAGTAATAGTAATTTCATATTTTATTGACTCATTAGACCACTTTTCACTTTTGTAGTGAAATTCTTTGCATGCAAATCGGCTATTTACATTGGCACACACACGAAATCACGGTTTAATTCATGGCTATTTGCTCGATGGAAAAGGCGGCGCGCTTGAAATGGATTGGCCAGCTATTCAGGCATGGTCAGAGGAAAAAGGCGTGCGCTGGCTTCATTTTGATTATAGCGATAGCCATATTGAAAAATGGCTGACCGCTGAATCGGGTTTGAAACCGTTGATTTCCGAAGCGCTACTTGCCGAAGACCCCCGCCCAAGAGCCACGCTCATCGATGACGGCCTGCTTATTGCCTTGCGAGGCATTAATCACAATCCAGGCGCCGAGCCGGAAGACATGGTCTCGATTCGACTTTGGCTCACCTCCTCCCAAATTATCTCCACTGGCAAACGGGATTTGCGTTCTGTGAAGGACATGGTTGCAGATTTTTCTGCTAAAAAAGGCGTCAAAAATGCTGGCGAGTTCATTGTTGATTTATCAGACTACGTGATTTGGCGCATGACTGAAACGCTGGAAAATCTCGATGATGAAATCTCAGCGACTGAGCTGGAAGTGCTAAGCTTTGGTGGCGGCGAGCTTCGCGGAAAACTGACCGAAATTCGATTGCAGGCCGTTGCGCTCAAACGCTATCTTGCGCCCGAACGCGACGCTCTCAATAGAATTCAAATCGAAAAAGTGACCTGGCTTTCCGATCATCACCGTTTGCAACTCAAGGAAATCACCGACCGGCTTATCCGCCACATCGAAGATTTGGATGAAATTCGCGAGCGAGCCGCCATTGCCCATGATGAATTGGGCAATAAACTTTCCGAGCAACTGAACCGGCGCATGTATATGCTCGCGATCGTCACCATCGTTTTTCTACCATTAGGCTTTTTAACTGGCCTTCTGGGCGTGAATATCGCTGGAATTCCTGGCGCTCAGAATCCAAACGCATTCAATATTTTTTTGGGACTCATTTTTGCCGTCATATTCGTCCAACTAATATTATTCAAGTTTAAAAAATGGTTTTAGCCAACTGAGCTGAAAAGGATTCTCTTCACAACGCTGAAACGCCAGCGCGAACGCCTTCTTTAAAATCAATGCTATGTGCAAGACAGATACGCTAAACGCAGCCATTCTCAATTCATTAGATTCTGAAATTGTTGCCATTCATGCAGATGGCCGAATTATCGCAGCAAATGACGCGTGGCTTGACTTCGCCAAGGAAATTTTTCCCAACGAAGCATTTGCAAATGGCGGCGTTGGCAAAAATTATGTTCAACTGTGCGAGGAAGTCGTGCAGATCAATCCGCAGGCAAAGAGCGCGTTAGTCGGGCTAAAAAGCGTTCTTTCCGGCCAGTGTGCTCATTTTGAGTTGGAATATCCTTTTAAAATCGGTGAAAAGCTCAGTTGGGTATGGATGAAAGCAACACCGCTCAAACAAGAAGGCGGCGGCGCGGTGATTACACAAACCAATGTAACCATGCCGAAATGCTCTCAGGCCAAGCATCTGCAACACGACATCACGGAAAAAGTCTTACACGTGTTTCCCGATCTAATCTACGTGCATGATCTACAAGAGCGCCGAAATGTGTATGTCAATCGCGAGCTTTTCTCGGTTTTAGGTTACCAGCCGGAGGACGTGCAAGAGCCGGGCTTTATCACCAGCATTATTCATCCTGAGGATTACGCGAAAGTGTATCAGAAAAATATGCGTTTTTCTGAAGAGCATGATCGCGAGTTTTTTGAGATAGAATATCGAATCCGCCACGCCAATGGCGAGTGGCGCTTTTTGCGTAGCCGCGAAATGATTTTTGCGCGCGATGACAATGGCTTTCCTAAGCAAATTTTGGGAATTGCTCAGGATGTCACGAAGGAAAAACAGTCCGAATTTGCGCTTCAAGAAAGTGAAGAACGCTTTCACCTGCTGCTCGAAAGCGCTGAAGACATGATCTTCGTGCATGATAAAACCGGCAAAATTTTGTACTACAACGGCAGCAGCAAATATGGCATCTGCGCCAAAGATTTGGTTGGCAAACACCCGACTGATTTTCTTCCCGCCAAAAAAGCCGCCGATATTTTAGAAAGAATTCATTTGGTTTTTGAATCTGGCCAAAGCTGCCAGTTTGAAGTTGCAGGCTACTTCGGCGGTGTTGATTATGTGGTTTCCGAACATGCGTTTCCGCTTCAAGATTCGAATGGCCACATACACTCGGTGGCGCGAATCTGCCGAAACATCGCGCATCAAAAGGCCATGCAAAAAGCACTACAAGAAAGCGAAGCGCAATATCGCACGCTGGTGGAAAACTCGCTCATTGGACTTTTGATCGTTCAGCAAGATCGTGTCCTTTATGCCAATCCGGTTTTGGTTGAAAAGTTAGGCTTTCCCGCCAACGCACTGATTGGCGAAAGCATCGATAACTTCGTTTTGCATATTCATCCAGAGGATAGAGAACTGGTAAAACGGCACTATCGCCAGTTCATGCAAGGCAAGCAAACGCATCAAACCTACGAATGCAAAGTTTTGGCCAAAGATGGCTCGCTTCTTTGGACGGTTATCTGCGCGAAAGAAATTCATTTCAAAGGCGAGCCGGCCTTGCAAGTTGCCGTTTTAGATATTTCGGATAGAAAGAAAATTGAGCGAGCGCTTCAGGAATCCGAGAAAAAATACCGCTTGTTGGTGGAAAATTCACTGCAAGGCATTCTCATTCTCCAGCACGATCAGCTGCTTTTTGTCAATAAAGCGGTTTCCGACATTACGGGATATTCGATGGCAGAAATGAAGCAGCTTCCATTTTCAACTGTTACCGGAATTATTGAGAAAAGAGATCGCGACGCCGTTTTGGAAAATTATAGCCATCGCAAAACCGATCAGCCAGCGCCAGAACAATATGAAATATGGATTCGCACCAAACAAGACAAGCGCGTTTGCGTGATTATCAACGCCAAAGTGCTTCAATATCAAAATGAACCGGCAGTTTATGTGACGCTCACCAACATCACCGAAAAAAAGCAGATCATGAAAGCGCTGCAAGAATCGGAAAGAAAATATCGGATGCTGGTGGAACATTCCTTGCAAGGCATTTTCGTTGTAAGAAACCATCGGATTTGTTTTGCCAATCAAGCGGCTACGGAAATTTTAGAATACTCGTTGGACGAGCTCATGGCGTTCTCGCGCGAGGAACTCCTGAATCTGGTTCATCCAGATCATCGCGAAAGACTTGTAGAATATCAAGCATCCATTCTTCGGAGAAACCCGCGCTGGAAAAACACGGAGGCCAAAATATTAACAAAATCTGGACGCTATGCGTGGCTTCTTTTGAGCGGCAAACAAATGGATTTTGATGGCCAAGATGAAATGCTCATTGCAACTATCGACATTTCGCAACAAAAACAGGCCGAAAGTGAATTGCGAAAAAGCGAAGCGTTTTTGGAACACGTGATTGAAAGCATTCAAGACGGCATTTTTGTATTGGATAAACACTTGACGGTGCGCCACTCCAACAGCGTGATGCGAAAATGGAACAACCATTCAGGCGAATTGATCGGGAAAAAATGCCATGAAGGCTATCGCGAAAACGCCAGCTCATGCGCTGATTGCCCAACGCTGCGCGCTCTCTCAAGCGGCAAAACCGAGCATGGAACTGTTCCCGGGCTGCCCCATTCTGAAATTGAATGGTTAGAACTTTATAGCTACCCGCTTTTTGATAAGGAAACCAACGAAATTCAAGGCGTTGTCGAATTTGCCCGCGACATTACCGAGCGAAAACGCGCTGAAAATGAGTTGCTCGAAAGTGAGGAAAAGTATAATCGGCTGTTTCAAAATTCTCAAGATGGCATTTTGCTTCACGATGCAGACGGGCGAATTATTGATGCCAACAGCAAAGCCCTGCAAAGCTTTGGATATAGCCTCGAAGAGCTCCTTTGCAAAGCGGTCTGTGAACTGCATCCGCCAAACATGCAGAACAAATGTCGCGAGGCATTTCTGGCGCTTTCTGAAAAGGCCACCGTCACCTTCGAAATAGAATTTCTGACCAAAAATGGCTCGACTTTTCTTGCGGAAGTCACCTCCAGCCAATTTGATTTTCATCAGAAAAAGCTTGTTCAAGGCATCGTTCGCGACATTACCGAACGAAAACGCGCCGAGCTTGCCCTTAAACAAAGCGAAGCCAAATATCGCCGTTTGTTTGAAGATGCGGCTCTGGGCATTTTTCAATCTACGCTTGCGGGAAAAGTGCTGAGCGCCAATATCTCTTTTGCCAACATGTTCGGCTTCAAATCTGAACACGACGCCATTATCAGTGTGAAGGACGCCGCACAAGAACTTTATGCAGATCCACATAAGCGAGCAGCGGTGATCCAAAAAGCCCTTTCCGGCGCTCAGCCAGTCATCGAAGAATGTCAATTTCGGCGTAAAGATGGAAGCTGCTTTACAGGAATTTTATTTTTGCGCGCCGTCAAAGACGAACTTGGCCAGCTCACGCATTTAGAAGGGTTTATCGAAGACATCACCGAGCGAAAAACCGCTGAGAAAGCGTTGCAAAAAAGCCAAGCCATGTATAAGCTTCTGGCCGACAATGCCGATGACGTGATTTGGACGACGGACAATCACCTGAACTTCACTTATGTCAGCCCATCGGTCAAACTCATGTATGGCTACGAACCGGATGAGTTCTTGGAATTTTCAGTCCAAGCAATTCTGCCTTCGCCTGTTTTCGAGGACGCATTAACAGCACAACTATTGCAAGACGAGTTCGATCCGTCTATTGTGGAAAAATGCGTGTCGCTTCGCAACGAATATGAACAGCAGCGAAAAGACGGCTCGCGATTCTGGGCGGAAGTCATTATGCGTCGGCTGCATAATGAAAATGGGGAAGCGCTTTCGGGATTTATCGGCATCACGCGCGACATCACGCATCGCAAGCAGGCTGAGGAAAAATTGAAAGCGTCTTTAAAAGAAAAGGAGTTGCTCTTGCGCGAGCTCTACCATCGCACCAAAAACAACATGCAGGTGATTTCATCGCTGCTGGCTTTGCAAACTCGACATTTTCAAGATCCTGACATCAAAGCTGTTTTTCAAGATACAGAAAACCGAATTCGCACCATGGCTTTGGTTCACCAGAAACTTTACCAATCCGAAAGTTTAACCAACATCGACTTGCAAGAATACATCGAAGACTTGGTAGCCCTTTTAGCCGCCAGCTATGAAGTCTCGGCCAATCGGATTTTGGTTAGTTTGAATACGGAAAAAGTCATTGTCGCGATTGATTTTGCCATTCCTTGCGGGCTGGTGCTCAACGAGCTGATTTCTAACGCATTCAAACATGCGTTTCCTGGCGAGCGACAGGGAAGAATCAGAATTGGCTTGCGCAAAAAAGATGAGGGAACCACCGAGCTCTACGTTTCGGACAACGGGATTGGCCTTCCTAAAATGCTCGATATCCGAAAAACAAAATCGTTAGGATTGAAAACTATCTTTACAATTGTTGAACAGCAACTGCATGGCTTGGTTGACTTTTCCACCCAAAGTGGGGTTACCTGCCGCTGCATTTTCAGCAATACGCTTTACAAATCAAGTTTATAAAATTATGAATGAAGAAACCAAAATTCTAATTGTGGAAGACGAAGCAATCACGAGCATGCTTTTAGAAGTAGAACTCAGCAATTTGGGTTATGCTTGCACTTGCGTTTCTACGGGTGAAGAGGCCATTGATCGTGTTAGGATGATGAATTTTTCGTTAGTTTTGATGGACATTCGCCTTGCCGGCGGAATGAACGGCATTGAAACCGCCGCTCAAATTCGCCAACAGGCTCAAACATTGCCGATTATTTTCGCAACCGGCTATTCTGATAAGAAAATGATTGAAGACGCAAATCATGTTAATCCGGTTTGCTATTTGGTTAAGCCCTTGAAACTCAAAGAGCTGCTTGCTGTCATTCAATCGCTTTTGAAGCCTTAAACGAGAACCTCGTTCAAACCCCACCTTTTTCTGCTTGAAAAATAGCGGACAAGCAGAACTTCAATAGACATGAAAATTTACAGTTTCAACGCGATGGCCGGATGAATACTATACAGCGCAATTTCGTTTTCTTTGCCTTTCAACAAAATATGCCCGATGTATTCGATGTCATATTGACCTTTGAGATATGGCTGCAAGAGCTTAAGCACATCGCCGGAAATCAAAAAATCGCGGCGATAGACCGAACATTCTGAATGAATTCGCGATGCCGTATTTACCGTGTCGCCATGAAAGACGATCTCTGTTTTCAGTTCCCCCACTTCGCCCGCAATGACTTTTCCGGCATGAAGCCCGGCTTTAAATTCTGGCACAAATCCATATTCAGCTTCGTAATGCGCCTCTTTACTTTTCAAAACTGAACGAATTTCAAAAAAGCATTTCAAGCAATGCGCGTCTTTCAACCCGATTTGCACTGGCCAGGTAATGACCACTTCATCGCCGACATATTGGTAAATTTCTCCAAGATTGTGCCAAATAGGCTCTGAAATATCGGTGAAAAGCTCGTTCAGAAATTGATGATATTGATAATGCCCAATTTTTTCTGCGATGGTGGTGGACGCGTAAAGATCTAAAAACATGAATATACGCTCCTCTTCATGTGGAATATGATAGCGCCCAGAGATGTAGTTCCAGAAAACACCTTCGCCAAAACGATTGACAATTAAGCGCAGCGCATTGATCAAAAACGCCACAATCAGGCAAAGCAATAATATCACCAAAAACTCACCCTTCACAAAAGCCACCACTGACGCGTGACGAAGCAAATGCCATGGAAGCGTGCTGAGCGAAATGGAATAATACGCAACGGAGAAAAGAACAACCGCCAACGCGGCAAAAAAGAGATATAGCACGGTTCGAGCCAGCAGGTTTAGTCCAAAACTCAGCCGGCCAATCATTTTGGGAATGATAAATAGCTCTGGAATGGTCACCGCTGTTCCCACCAAAATGGCGATCAGCGTCACACGAAAGTAGCTGAAAAAATCACACGGATAAATCGTTTTGCCGAATGCGTGCCCAACGGCAATGATCACAGTTAAGTATGTATAACCAGCAAGGATAAATCCGGTTATGATTTGTAGAAGGGTTTTCATGTTTCGAACCGATCTACTGGAAATGTTCATGGGCGTAAATGGTAGTGTCAATAATGCGGCGTTGTTTGGATTATGATTTTACTTCACTCTGATGAAGCATAAGATAAAATCAAGTTACATAACATCGACGCATTGAAAAGAACAATAGCAAATATTTTGCATCTAAGGGAGCGAGGTAGAACTCACTCCCTTACAAATGGAAGGCTCTGATGTGTTGCCATTTGGATCAATCGGTTGGCTAATCGGGGATGCCTAATGAATCAAGAATAAATGCGTATTCGAGCGCAAGCTCTTTCAAGTAGTCGTAACGACCCGATGCGCCGCTATGACCAGCGCCCATATTTATTTTGAGGAATAAACGATTGTTTCCTTTTTTCATGGCGCGCATTTTCGCGACCCATTTGGCCGGCTCCCAGTAAGACACGCGCGGATCGTGCAAGCCGCCGGTGACTAACATGTTGGGATACTCAACTTCTTGAACATTGTCGTAAGGAGAGTACGAGCGAATGTACTCAAAATAGTCTTTTTCTTCAGGGCTGCCCCATT
Above is a window of Chloroherpeton thalassium ATCC 35110 DNA encoding:
- a CDS encoding thioredoxin family protein → MAELVLCVFTHPACPRCPAAVEMAWRLSEEFRDMKLKTVKLENKEGLSFAQKLHVKTIPTMIFFKNGKEEKRFVGLPKPEELKAEFVRLSDTET
- a CDS encoding glycine cleavage system protein H, which produces MPEINNCMLPEDLLYHVGNNVWIKVNDDGTIDLGMTDIAQSMAGSIIHCKPKKVGKTVEKGKSVATVESGKWVGPVKTPCSGEIIATNPAIDSDATILNKSPYKQGWIVRLKPTDFEADKSELQSGADAADGFKAYMKEKDFNECIHCEGFDG
- a CDS encoding DsrE family protein is translated as MVDEGSVVIFVTSGTQTPQRCGTPFYMASISASMDHEVTMIFQIDGVLLMKKGQTDNIAAKEGGKKIIDFIREAKEAGVKMHVCAAAMQLHDMKESDLIEECDGLIGASFMTEMAMDSDLTLIY
- the dnaX gene encoding DNA polymerase III subunit gamma/tau, coding for MSYLVIARKYRPQKFSDITAQEHVTRTLRNAIRTGRIAHGYIFSGSRGVGKTTAARILAKGLNCEKILKDEAYRETVSEPCGECESCRDFDAGSSLNISEFDAASNNSVDDIRALRENVRYAPQKGRYKVYIIDEFHMLSNAAFNAFLKTLEEPPSHAVFIFATTELNKVPPTIASRCQKFNFKRISVLDIQERLAEICAAEAINIDVDSLTLIARKADGAMRDAQSLLDQVISFFLSTENEKIEYTNVAALLGDIDDEHFFAVTDSIKEKNHAKVLELSRYIFDNGFDTLDFLARLVEHFRNFLLVKNLRSSKLIERTEAAKKRYEAEADTFSAEELMRFIDVVNQAEKDIRFFREPQLRFELALLKLLHADVSSGDTEARLSEFDQRLKAIETEIKKKTSR
- a CDS encoding zinc transporter ZntB, which encodes MAHTRNHGLIHGYLLDGKGGALEMDWPAIQAWSEEKGVRWLHFDYSDSHIEKWLTAESGLKPLISEALLAEDPRPRATLIDDGLLIALRGINHNPGAEPEDMVSIRLWLTSSQIISTGKRDLRSVKDMVADFSAKKGVKNAGEFIVDLSDYVIWRMTETLENLDDEISATELEVLSFGGGELRGKLTEIRLQAVALKRYLAPERDALNRIQIEKVTWLSDHHRLQLKEITDRLIRHIEDLDEIRERAAIAHDELGNKLSEQLNRRMYMLAIVTIVFLPLGFLTGLLGVNIAGIPGAQNPNAFNIFLGLIFAVIFVQLILFKFKKWF
- a CDS encoding PAS domain S-box protein, with the translated sequence MCKTDTLNAAILNSLDSEIVAIHADGRIIAANDAWLDFAKEIFPNEAFANGGVGKNYVQLCEEVVQINPQAKSALVGLKSVLSGQCAHFELEYPFKIGEKLSWVWMKATPLKQEGGGAVITQTNVTMPKCSQAKHLQHDITEKVLHVFPDLIYVHDLQERRNVYVNRELFSVLGYQPEDVQEPGFITSIIHPEDYAKVYQKNMRFSEEHDREFFEIEYRIRHANGEWRFLRSREMIFARDDNGFPKQILGIAQDVTKEKQSEFALQESEERFHLLLESAEDMIFVHDKTGKILYYNGSSKYGICAKDLVGKHPTDFLPAKKAADILERIHLVFESGQSCQFEVAGYFGGVDYVVSEHAFPLQDSNGHIHSVARICRNIAHQKAMQKALQESEAQYRTLVENSLIGLLIVQQDRVLYANPVLVEKLGFPANALIGESIDNFVLHIHPEDRELVKRHYRQFMQGKQTHQTYECKVLAKDGSLLWTVICAKEIHFKGEPALQVAVLDISDRKKIERALQESEKKYRLLVENSLQGILILQHDQLLFVNKAVSDITGYSMAEMKQLPFSTVTGIIEKRDRDAVLENYSHRKTDQPAPEQYEIWIRTKQDKRVCVIINAKVLQYQNEPAVYVTLTNITEKKQIMKALQESERKYRMLVEHSLQGIFVVRNHRICFANQAATEILEYSLDELMAFSREELLNLVHPDHRERLVEYQASILRRNPRWKNTEAKILTKSGRYAWLLLSGKQMDFDGQDEMLIATIDISQQKQAESELRKSEAFLEHVIESIQDGIFVLDKHLTVRHSNSVMRKWNNHSGELIGKKCHEGYRENASSCADCPTLRALSSGKTEHGTVPGLPHSEIEWLELYSYPLFDKETNEIQGVVEFARDITERKRAENELLESEEKYNRLFQNSQDGILLHDADGRIIDANSKALQSFGYSLEELLCKAVCELHPPNMQNKCREAFLALSEKATVTFEIEFLTKNGSTFLAEVTSSQFDFHQKKLVQGIVRDITERKRAELALKQSEAKYRRLFEDAALGIFQSTLAGKVLSANISFANMFGFKSEHDAIISVKDAAQELYADPHKRAAVIQKALSGAQPVIEECQFRRKDGSCFTGILFLRAVKDELGQLTHLEGFIEDITERKTAEKALQKSQAMYKLLADNADDVIWTTDNHLNFTYVSPSVKLMYGYEPDEFLEFSVQAILPSPVFEDALTAQLLQDEFDPSIVEKCVSLRNEYEQQRKDGSRFWAEVIMRRLHNENGEALSGFIGITRDITHRKQAEEKLKASLKEKELLLRELYHRTKNNMQVISSLLALQTRHFQDPDIKAVFQDTENRIRTMALVHQKLYQSESLTNIDLQEYIEDLVALLAASYEVSANRILVSLNTEKVIVAIDFAIPCGLVLNELISNAFKHAFPGERQGRIRIGLRKKDEGTTELYVSDNGIGLPKMLDIRKTKSLGLKTIFTIVEQQLHGLVDFSTQSGVTCRCIFSNTLYKSSL
- a CDS encoding response regulator, with protein sequence MNEETKILIVEDEAITSMLLEVELSNLGYACTCVSTGEEAIDRVRMMNFSLVLMDIRLAGGMNGIETAAQIRQQAQTLPIIFATGYSDKKMIEDANHVNPVCYLVKPLKLKELLAVIQSLLKP
- a CDS encoding adenylate/guanylate cyclase domain-containing protein, which produces MKTLLQIITGFILAGYTYLTVIIAVGHAFGKTIYPCDFFSYFRVTLIAILVGTAVTIPELFIIPKMIGRLSFGLNLLARTVLYLFFAALAVVLFSVAYYSISLSTLPWHLLRHASVVAFVKGEFLVILLLCLIVAFLINALRLIVNRFGEGVFWNYISGRYHIPHEEERIFMFLDLYASTTIAEKIGHYQYHQFLNELFTDISEPIWHNLGEIYQYVGDEVVITWPVQIGLKDAHCLKCFFEIRSVLKSKEAHYEAEYGFVPEFKAGLHAGKVIAGEVGELKTEIVFHGDTVNTASRIHSECSVYRRDFLISGDVLKLLQPYLKGQYDIEYIGHILLKGKENEIALYSIHPAIALKL